CATGAGACCGGCAATAACAGTGGAGGATGGCGGAGTGGTGGAAGTGAGGTGTCACACGTAGTGTAACGCTGCACACGTGTTAGCGCGTGTAGGACACACGCTTGCAAGTAAGATTTACTCACAGGCGCGTGTGAGACACGCTCCAGTGCGTGGTAGCTGGATGGAGATGGGGCTAATGATGGTTGGTAGCAAAGACTCCAGGAGCATGGTGGAGTGGCGCGTGTAAGGTTGGGGCTTCCTGAAATAAGCATATCTAATTTTggaaaaaccaaatccaaaaatttctaGAAGGGTGCAAATCTGAGGCTTCTTAATACAAACGGTTGCCAaggaaaagtatatatatatatatatatatataaggtttttttaaagaaagcaaCACATTCCGAAATATCTGTACGATTGCATCGGATTAATTGTAGTGTGAAATCAAAAAGTGCTGATGAATTGACTGGTGGATATATTATGCACGCAGCACGTTTCCACCGTACCGGCAGGTCATCAAACCGTTGAACAAGTACTACTGTTATATTTATAGCATCCCCACGAACTaactattttttacttaaaatgtgactagaaaattaattaattaattaatttttttttagccacTTACTAAAATCACACATCAAAttcttttaacctttttctacttcatttatatttttttattattattactttattctttattccaacaatttttttttttttttccttgagcaGAAAGGTTAAAAGAAGATACCAATTGTAACTATTCTATTTAAGTGTGATCAAAGTAGTACCAACTCGAGGGACGCCTCTCAAGAGGGGCCTAGATAGTAGGAACCGCAGGCGCTCCCTCAAGATCGACTGAACCATAACTTAACACCCGCCCCACCAAGGTATCAATGGGACTCAAGGTGGCAAACACTAATAGGCTAAGGAATTTTCATTTTGGGAGTCGAACCTAGGCCTTAGTGCATGCCCAACTTTATAGAGATTCTCTTCAGACCATTGAACTACCACCCTTAATGGTTAATAATCATATTGATGTAACCACGATGTAGGCAAGCAGTGAGTTCTTAAATTCATACTATTATGCAAAAAGGTGACAACTGTAGTAAATTAATAAGATAAGACAATTATACACAATAATACCAAGATTTATGTGACTTCCTGTTACGAAATTGAGTAGTCAAGAGATAAAGCATGCCCTAGTtgttagttatttatttatctgtCAATTCTAGTAGGATTTGTAGAGTTGTAGTTAGATAGAAATTCTATGTTCTGTTATACTACTAACCAATGCAACGTAGGTAATTAAAGGATGAGGTCTATTCTAATATTGCAATGTAAAGGATTAGGGAAATAGGTATGTTCCTATATCTCTAACTCCTCCCACGTAAGTTATAATAGGACTTATCCCTTAGATAAAGGATCATGTAACCTAGTAGGTTAAGGAGTTTGTCTCCTAGTTTAATTCTTGTAATCGTTTCTATTTGAAGCCAAGGCTAAGAAATAAAAGACAAGCAAATTTAATCCCCAAActttgtgtttgaaaaaggTCTAGGTTTCCTTAAAATCTAAGGTTTAAGTTCCTTTAAAATctacaaaatatcaaaatagGTAAGAATAAGAATCCAGATCCGGCTTCTTTTCCAATTGAAAGGCGTATTACATGATCTGTTACGCATTCACGTAACACTTAGCTTCCTCAATGTGAAATGCGTTCACAAGTAAATTTACTATAACAAATAGAATAcaaattttgaagagaaaatactcTGAACTCAAAGCCCCAAAACAAATTGAACTTAAGCAAGTAGTGCTTACTCGAACTTAGCTCGTTTAAGTTTCACTTGAACTCAAGCTCGAGACGAGTTGAGAAACTGGGCTTGCCAAAGGGAAACTTTGTGTGAGCTTGAGCTCGTGCTCACATATTAGCCGACCTCGAGCTTAGCTTGAGTAAGGTTATTTACGCCCCCATCCCCCCCTTAAATTGCATGTTAGATTGAGCTAGTAAGATTATTTCATAGCCGAACATAGCGGGCGGCCAAGAGAACGAAAGCtgtatattttctttctttttttaatatatatatatatacactaactAACTATTAAACTTTGTCACATTACCatattaaaatatgtaaaatgCACAAATTGACTAAGAGGGCACCATATGTTTTAGAAAGAGATCGAAATGCTATATACCATGCACACTAATATATCATTATACTGGCGTGACAAAGTTTAATAGCCTATGAATCCGTCCTTGttgcaaaagagaaaaaaaatataattgtatgtcaatataataaaattaaaatgagataaatgtgtggtatatatatacttgttcaACTTAAAATAACAAGTTACAACTTATAATTAAAGAGTAGGTTGGCTTTGACAAAATGAATCATAATTTGGTACTCCTGAAGGATCCTCTCAAACACACCATTTCTAAGTAATTGTGGGAAGAACAACAAAACCCTGGTcaccgacacgaacacgaccgcCAATGGCCCTAAAACCACCCAGTGCAAGTACGGCCACTTGTTGGCCATAGCCTTCTTCATGTAATAGGACTGTTATAGTATAGTTTAGTTAGTTGAGAAGGTTATAATACAGTTTAGTTATTTGAGAGTTAGTTGAGGGTTAGTTGGGGAAGGTTGTATAAATAGCTTGAGTGAGAATGTAACAGATATCTTGATAGTCAATTGTTCATTGTGAACTTGGAGGAAGAGTCTTCAAATACTCATGGAGGTTTAAGTATTCTCGAAATACCTAATTCAATAGTTAATTCATTCTCTCTTTatattctttctctcattccTTTCCATGTTAGGATTCATTAACAGCTGTTATAAGAACATAACTGTTACACTTCACCACGATCTCGAGGGCCACGCACACGCCTTGTAGGACAAAGAACAACGTGTCCTCCCACGTGATAAAAACACGAGTGAAGTAATAAAAAATCACTTCGTGCATCAGGTCGGAGACCAAGAAGGACGCGATCACCTCCGACAGTTGGGCCAAGCAGGGCCCAACTATAGGTGTAGAAATACGGCATACGGGGGTGTATACGGTAGGGGGCGTAGAATACTGGGTACCATGAGGTTCCACCTCCGGCCCCAGAAGTCTTGCAGAGAAGTAGAAAGGTCGGGCTCATTAAATTGTTGCTCGAGCTCAAACCCACGTGCTAGAGCAGGTGCAGCAGCCAGGGCTAGCATGATCTCCACAACAAGGTAAAGATGGATACAATATATAGAGAGCAAACACAAGGTATGGGTGCATAATTGGTTTGTATTCATATGAACGGATTATGAGAGCAAGAAGCAAGGCATTTAGAACCAACAAAACAGATTTCCGGCCAGGTCACGTTTTGAGCTTAATTTTTTAGCATTTCGGTTTTGATGGGAAGGAAAGTTATGGAGATGAAGTGAGAAAGCTTGGGCGGGAGTGGCGTTAAAGGGCCTTGATCCAAGGCAAATAGGATGAGCTTGAAGTTGCCAATCCAAACCAGAAGGAAGATTGTGAGAATGCCGATATGGATGGCATTGAGAATGATCCAAAGGGAGGATTATGAAGAGGCAGAAAACATATTTAATTGGCATCGAGAAAGATAAGGTTGTTTGAataggaaagcaaaaaatttgtttggatccctaaatttaagaaaaatcaaaagaaaactaCTGTGATTAATGTTCTTCAGAAAAAAGATTAGGGTAAGTAgggaacttatattttgttgagaaaaaatatttaattagtataagGAAAGATAAGGAAAGCTATTGTGAAATGTATTTggataataaaacaaaaagtagtttgatactctaaatttaggaaaaattaaaagaaaattattgtgAGATGTGAGTGCACACAAGCTCAACCAACTCCGATGACTCTCTCCTCcattcctttttcttccttttgggaaagtaggaaaatcaatagaaaTGCTAACTTATGTGCATTTGCCCACCATGTGACTTATTGGGCCACCCCCACATTTAAGTATGGTTGCATTTTCATTTACCTTTTTCCCCTCCCCTCATCTCCATATATATGTAGTGGAAAAGATCCTTTCATGCCTTTTTAGCTTATGTATTtaccttaaaaataaattaaatacattACACAACAATCACTTACTGTATATGTGCAATACAAACAATGAGTAAGGAGAAAGTCCATATACCCCCTCTCAAAATTACTACATAATCAACAATCTccttcccaaactttcaatGGAGACAATGTTCCtctcaaaatatcaaaaattatcaatgtcccTCTTCCACGATGAAAATACCCTTCTATATATAactttaactaatttttttaaaatagtaataataaattaaaaactagggtttgtatattttttttttctttcatttttttattaaagaaatttattttatatttttacttttcaaatttattggagtatttttgtcctattgaaaaatatttaaggttatttttgtctttttactagCCTTTGGGAGGGGGACATTGttctaattgaaagtttgaagggaacattatcaattggatggtagtttgaggggaagGGTGTATAGAgacttttccctaaaaataatgACAACCCCgaagcaaattaaaaatttctttcaatgcCTTATATATgtcatttaattttctttctctagcTATGTAATTAaccattttcatatatatatatatcatcttcATTCTCCAGGTGCTTTACTCTTTTCATATAATCTgccattttggttttttccagTGCTTAACCTTTGCCATGTATATGTCATTTTCATTCTCCacataattaacaattttcaacTACTCAAGTAAGACCTTTAGACCCTGCTGACAAGTTTGAGGGtcgtgctaaaaaaaaaatagcatatcAGTAGGCCCAGGTATCAGTCAAACAGTTCGattttggctcttatcggttattagccgataattttcggttaaacggtttattaattGATACcggaccaataagaattttaaccgaaattatcggttataacggtacacggttaaacggttcggttaaaccggttaaccggtttagccgtgggctttatattgatttattttgttaggccaaaaataagtttttttttttttttacttttgagagcccaaatactttttgttgggctaaaataacttattaaaaataagttgTTTTAAGAccctatatttgttttttgggctaaaaattgaaccttttttatattgatccttcacaaattttttttttttttttaaatattataaaatacatttttccaaagtaaatggactaattaacataataaatgctaattagactaataaaactagttaatgaaaaatgttttcaccaaaggcaaagaaatcacatccaatgccatcactaaaaaaaaaatcaaacctacctaaacccaaattaaaataaagttacataggtatatatataatcccaaaactacgtcgttttggcatccatacttaacggtttatatcggttaaacggttaaccgatatgaaatttctaaccggACCGAACCGAACCGATGAGCATActagtataaaaaatttaaccgataaggatatcggtatatcggttacagttaatatcggttcggtcaaAACCGGTACACGGCCGAtaatcggtaaccggttaatctgcccacccctacatGTTAGTAAGTTGTCAACTATTGACAACTCTTTGatatacgaaaaaaaaaaaaaaaaatctcacacaCTACCATACCACACCAAATTATACCCaatatgagaaagaaagaaaaaaaaaaaaaaaaactaaaaaactatttattttttatttttttaaacaaaaattgaagggtgtCAAATCCtaattggtgggcacaaagagGTGGCTTTGGCTTGGTATAGAAGTTATGCTCAATTTAGAATGATAAAGCTAACCGATTTGCCATCATAGTGGGTGCAATCATTGGTTGATATTCTCATACAATCATTGATTTATTGGACAAAAtggatatatcatatatatggaGCAACTTGATGTAATTCATGATTATGTGATTTTTGCCTTTTAATTGAAGGTATATCGCCAACCCGCGTTAGAGGCGGGCCTAAGAGCCCAAGGCAGGCTCCTCGATAAACAATGTAACCGTTGGGCCGAAAGGGCTTAGACTACGAATGGGCCTGACAACAAGTGGCCTGCATCCCAACAcagttgattttatttttatacaataCTAATGCTTCAAGAAAATGGAGAATCTATAGGCTATGCATAGAGGTTGGGTAAGCAAAAAAGATTGCTACTCTCTTTTTCTAACAAGttgtgaattttattattattattatttatttttttattttttctaagcaaatatgGGAAATCAGGGAAGGGGAAACTAACAAGTAGTGATTAGTGGTGCAAACATGTAGCATATTGACTAAACAAATTAACTAAGGGGGCACCATATTTtgaggaagaaaaataatatatactacGCTATTATCTTATTATACCAGCGTAACAGAGTCTAATAGCCTTTTGATTACTTTTAAACCATGCTATGTtatcttaataaaattgaactaaaataaatatatggtGTATAATTGATCTTTGTGAAATAAAGAGTTACAACTTATAAAAGAGTAAGTTGGCTTTGACAAAATCAATCATAATTGGATACTCTTGTATGGTCTTCTCATGCAAACCATTCCTAAATATTTGTGGGAAGAACAGCCAACCGCCGGTCACCGCCACGAACCCTGCCGTCAATGGTGCCGAAACCGCCCGATGCAACTGCCACCTGTCAGCCACGGCCTTCTTCACCATGATCTCAATGACCACGCACACGCCTTGTAGGATAAAGAACCACGTGACCTCCCACGTGGGATAAGCACGAGTTAAGTAATAAAAGATCACTTCGTGCAGTAGGCCGGAGACCAAAAAGGACGCGATCACCGCCGGCAAAGGGGCCAAGCGGGGCCCAACTATGTCCGTGGAGATACGGCGTATGGGGTTGTATACGGTAGGGCGTAGAATACTGGTGACCATGAGGTTCCACCTCCGGCCCCAAAAGTCTTGTAACGAGGTAGCCAGGTAGGGCTCGTTAAATTGTGGCTCGAGCTCAAACCCACAGGCTCGAGCCGGAGCGGCAGCCAGGGCTAGCCCGATTTCCACACCAAGGTAGACATGGAAACAGTAGAGAGCAAACACAAGGTATGGGTGCATAATTGGTCTGAATTCATATGATCGGATTATGAGAGCAAGAAACAAGGGTTTTATAACCGACAAAATAGATCTGGGGGTCACTTTTGGTGCTGGTTTAGCATTTTGGGGAGATGGGTGTTGCTTGATTTTGATGGGAAGGCAAGCTACGGAGATGAAGTGAAAGAGTTTGGGTGGGAGTGGTGTTAATGGGCCTTGATCGAAGGCGAAGAGGATGAGCTTGAAGTTGCCGAGCCAAACAAGGAAGAAGATTGTAAGACCGCCGATATGGACGGAGTTGAGGTTGAAGGGTAGGGTTATGAAGAGGTAAAAGAtgggaagaagagagagaagccGCATCATGCCCTTCCGGATTCGAGCAACTACGTAGTAACAATAACACAGAGATGTAATGACTATGATCCATACCTTGATGCACTTCTCGATTTCACCACCCATTTCCTATCTCtttgtctctctgtctctctgcttctctccctctctctcgctTGCTCTCTCAGATATTGACCACCTTGACGAAACCCCCCCACCAATCCGGGATGGCGGCCGTAAAGGGGAAGTTATAGCATAAATGAATTAAGGgaaaatttaccaaaaaaagagggaaagatTTGCAAAATTGGTTAATAGGTTAGTAATATGCAGCGCGCCagtgttagaatttttttatttttatttttactatttaaataattatttaattatattttataattaaataatattggtGTGCATGAGtgttcatgcacgccagtgTGCTACAGATTACTGCTCTTGGTAATAAATAATCATGTGATATGCCTTGTATAATAAATGACGAGGGCGATAttaattttggtctttttttttttttcttcttcttgtcatGACAATTATGaaatgagaataacttctataaggattTGGCATAAACTAGCTACTTTGTGCCTtccaataaaaaatgaacaaattagCATATCGCACAAAATGAGATAGAGAGGAAAACACTGAATTTTTACTTCTCACAAAATTCATTTTTCCTGTTTAATCGTGAATTGGTTATAGAACCTAGAGACCCACCGCCTACCCCCATTGCCTGTCACCGCCCTCTCCTCTGTCAAGCGCCGCCGGATGCCACCAAATGTTCTCCTGCCGCTACTCCAATAGCACCCAAATAACAACCTCTATAGCAAACTGTCTCTTCATCGcattttttatgtatatttcGCCAAGTTTTAAATCTCCCAAAGAAcaagttttcttattttttttaaatctcccCCTACCCAGGATTCTGGTCGGCACTCCCGGGGTTTATTTTGCCAAAATCTGCTCCTCTTATGTTTTGGTAACTACCATCTTTAATACCATTTCAATTTTTCCAAAGCATAGATTTGCTCTGGCACAATGAGAAGTGGGGATTTCAAAGCTGGAGGGAAAATGCTTTGATTGTGAGGGTAGGAGAACAGGGTATTAAACTAGAATACACCTTAGGCTGCAAGGTTCCCAGTGGTAAAATATTTACTACATAAATGATGAATGCATCTATTTTCCTggtaaaacagaaaaatacaagccataccaaaagaaaaagaagaaaagcaagctCATTAACTCAAAGAATAagtgaacatatatatatatatatatatatatatatatatatatatatattattttttagaggggaaaaagggaaaaagaataAGTGAACATGAGTAAGGCCTAATAAAGAGAAGGGGTTGGTTGTTGGTTGGGGGGAGGAGTAAAAGCAAGCCCATTAGATTATACATGCGAGACACCTTTCAAAAATATCTTGCCTCCTGGAACAGTAGAAAAGCACGAAAAGCTAAAAATTTGGGTCTAAAATTGATCTCTTctcattatttaatatataagaaTCAGTTTGGGGTGCTCTCTACATATATGTGATGCACagatgttgcatgtgtaaaAGGAATAGAGAGTCCTGAACCACCTTCTTTGTCATTGCGATGTGACTTCCGCTATGTGGAGTGCTCTCTTTAGTCGTTTTGAGatgtcttgggttatgcttaGACGGGTTATCGagttgtttgcttgttggtggtcctCTAGAAGGCCGATGAGTGATGTGGTGTGAAAAATGGTGCCTAATTACCTCTTTTAGTGTTTATGgagtggggaaaaaaaaaaaaataataaaataaaataaaaaataggagcTTTGAGGACTTGAAAGGATCCTTGGAGGATATTTTATCATCTTTATTCCATATGTTGTATCTTTGGACCGTGTATAAAAACAAGTGGTATTTGGGTTGCACCTTTTGCACTTTCTAATAATATTTTTGCTAACGAAGAACTCCTCTAAGACAGGGCCACTTCGTGTATCCATCCCTATTAAGTAAACCTTGGACCCGTGCAAAAAGCCATCTCCACACGGATCGGGTAATACTCCAGTTTTGCCAGCAAGCCGGCcgcaagaaattgtttgcacccaagaaGATTTGAACCTTAGACCTTATTGACTACCACaaagccaaccccttggggttacgctttctaataatattttgattacgtattaaaaaaaaaatatatccacACATTAATTGTAAGCAACACAATCAAAAAAATGCAGATTGAGAACCTAATCTTAGTATACTCTCTTGTAAAATTGCTCCATTTCAAGGCCTTTATGTAACTTTCTTGCTAAAGATGCTCCATTCAATACCAGATATAACCAACTAAAAAAGTACTTAACCACACAATATCACCACCATTATCACAAAATGCACAAACACAATCCTCATTTCCAATGgaattatcttcttcttcttccaaaatatcatcatCCATCTCATCAACTATAAATCCAGACATTGATGTGGTTTGAACAGCCTGAAACACCAATAAGTTCATtggcttcaaaataatttagacaaatataaaagagaaagaaaaagaagttacaGAGAATAAtggaacaaagaaaaagaagagcagACAAGCAGGTGTATAACCTCGTCGGACAGTTTCCTCTTCCCCGGCTTAGATCATGTTAAAAACTAAGAGATAGTAAAtctcagaaaaataataataataataacaaaaatcaaagaaacaagTAAAGCTAGAGTAAGTTAGAAATACTAATGATAGCCACAGAATAATTTAGCAGCATCCAAAAACTAACCCAACCAAATCCACTTCAAGAGCACTTCTCTCTGCACCTTGTTCACTTAGCCATAACCAGAAAGttcaggggaaaaaaaaaaggaataaatccTCCAACAAGCTTCCCAAGGTCTGACCTCATACAAGCTTCAAAAGATTCCattctaataccatttgtagaGAATTCAATTTGAGGAAATCACTAATTTGACTTATTTAGTATTAGTCAATTCAtagcaataaaaattaagagtGCAGAAAAAACAACTCAttgattatataaatataatagcTTAATTGGTATCCTTCAATATTGTCAAAAACACCCATAACATTCTTTTATAGGTGCATTACAAAAATAATCTTGAATGTATACAccaaagaattatatatataaaaaaattcaatcttcatatacctaaaaaaaaaactgttcaCCATCCATGAAGTCCGAATGAAAAGCAACAATACCTTAAATTGAGATTAATTTAGCCCTTCAAATCTTCAGCGACCATGCTAGATATGTATGCTAACTACAAAGCTCTAAttactaaacaaattaaaaagataaaatgggCAGAAGAAAAAACTACATGATCACACTTCAGTGCCAAAACTGTTTCTTTTTCCCGAAACTAAAAATGGTTGCAAAATTTATCTAATAAATAAACTTGGCTTCATAGTTGCACTACAAGCAAGCTATCTAGTCTTGTGAGCTTTGGAcaacttcttctttctttttttcacagCCTTGGGCACTTTATTCTGGCGAGCCTCCCTCTTCTCCTCCTTgactttctttttgttctcttttctaGCAGCTTTCTTATCTGCAGGAGTCTCTGCTTCAGATTGAGACGAGAAACTTGCTTCAGAATCGCTTGAGTTTTCTTCGTCTTCAACTGCTTGAGACTCTGTTATATTCTCGGAAGGATTAGAATGAGCAGCTAGATTAATAGATGATCCATCAGAAGGGTCTGCTGCTTGTTCAGCTGGAGACCGCTGAGCTCTTGAAAGAACATCCTTCAGTCCTGTGATAGTTTGGTAATACATATCTTTAGTGTCCTGGCCACTGGTTATCCTTTGTACATCCTCCTCGACATTCTTCACATGTTCTAGCGTCTTTGGGATGAATGACTGTAAAATAACaccagaaaatgaaaaacactCAACAATTTATGAGTAATCAAAATTGATCAGTTGTACAGAGACAGGCATGCTTGTACAGAGACAAACACCAGCTTCAAGTATCAATATTTAAGGCATCTTAAATTTTGCCATGAAAAGGGGATAGAGGATGAAAAGAAACTCCTATAACACAATGCCACTGGCACACAGGTTAAGACACTGTTGGTGGGAGGGAGGGATAAGACACTGTTACCTGCACAAACACATGGTCTGCAATTTCATCCTCTACAGATATGTCTCCTCTGGCCAAAATTTTTTGTTGCGCCTGAAACGAGTTGAAAGCAGTCTCAATAAAAATATCCTGAAGTCCATCAGAAAATTTGAGAGTATAAATTACCAAACCTCTTCCAGATAACTGTCCACAGCCTCCTCAGCAATA
This genomic interval from Corylus avellana chromosome ca3, CavTom2PMs-1.0 contains the following:
- the LOC132175365 gene encoding probable long-chain-alcohol O-fatty-acyltransferase 5 translates to MGGEIEKCIKVWIIVITSLCYCYYVVARIRKGMMRLLSLLPIFYLFITLPFNLNSVHIGGLTIFFLVWLGNFKLILFAFDQGPLTPLPPKLFHFISVACLPIKIKQHPSPQNAKPAPKVTPRSILSVIKPLFLALIIRSYEFRPIMHPYLVFALYCFHVYLGVEIGLALAAAPARACGFELEPQFNEPYLATSLQDFWGRRWNLMVTSILRPTVYNPIRRISTDIVGPRLAPLPAVIASFLVSGLLHEVIFYYLTRAYPTWEVTWFFILQGVCVVIEIMVKKAVADRWQLHRAVSAPLTAGFVAVTGGWLFFPQIFRNGLHEKTIQEYPIMIDFVKANLLFYKL